One window from the genome of Streptomyces sp. NBC_00708 encodes:
- a CDS encoding response regulator transcription factor, with translation MRLLIVEDEKRLAISLARGLTAEGFAVDVVHDGTEGLHRARDGAYDLVILDIMLPGTNGYRVCAALRAEGHEVPVLMLTAKDGEYDEAEGLDTGADDYLTKPFSYVVLVARVRALLRRRGGSGSPVVAVGALRMDTAARRLHLDGDEIALTAKEFAVLEQLALRAGQVVSKAEILEHVWDFAYDGDPNIVEVYVSTLRRKLGADAIRTVRGAGYRLEAR, from the coding sequence ATGCGCCTGTTGATCGTGGAGGACGAGAAGCGGCTGGCGATCTCCCTGGCCAGGGGGCTCACCGCCGAGGGATTCGCCGTGGACGTCGTGCACGACGGGACCGAGGGCCTGCACCGGGCCCGGGACGGCGCGTACGACCTGGTGATCCTCGACATCATGCTGCCCGGGACGAACGGCTACCGCGTCTGCGCCGCCCTGCGCGCCGAGGGCCACGAGGTGCCGGTGCTGATGCTGACCGCGAAGGACGGCGAGTACGACGAGGCGGAGGGCCTGGACACGGGTGCCGACGACTACCTGACCAAGCCGTTCAGCTACGTGGTGCTGGTCGCCCGGGTCCGCGCCCTGCTGCGCCGCCGGGGCGGCTCCGGGTCGCCGGTGGTCGCCGTGGGGGCCCTGCGCATGGACACCGCCGCCCGCCGCCTGCACCTCGACGGCGACGAGATCGCCCTGACCGCCAAGGAGTTCGCGGTCCTCGAACAGCTCGCCCTGCGCGCCGGGCAGGTGGTCAGCAAGGCGGAGATCCTGGAGCACGTCTGGGACTTCGCCTACGACGGCGACCCCAACATCGTCGAGGTGTACGTCAGCACCCTGCGCCGCAAGCTCGGCGCCGACGCCATCCGCACGGTGCGCGGCGCCGGTTACCGGCTGGAGGCGCGATGA
- a CDS encoding HAMP domain-containing histidine kinase, which translates to MRSVRARAALGATVVVALALGAAGLAVLLVLRANLTDQAGLQAEVAAREAAGQLALGVPYDRLDTGDEEEHPVQVTDEDGRVVAVSKDLEAISGTGTDRVAPTADARTEGSRDDDRDDDDDRDAGPGEVSTDDPDFANGTATVDGDRADYRFASVEVTDPAGRTLTVHAGAPLAAEQRAVRSVRSAMLAGLPVVLLVVAGVTWLVTRRALRPVEGIRREMAAITASEDLGLRVPEPASRDEVARLARTTNETLAALEASVGRQRRFVADASHELRSPIASLRTQLEVGAAHPELLDVPGAVADTVRLQALAADLLLLARLDAGERVGRTRVDLGALVREEIAQRVGDRVPVTVSVRDGGLEVAGSRGQLARVLGNLLDNAERHAVRSVSVTVGQSAGGVLVTVTDDGSGVPEAERERVFERFVRLDEARARDDGGAGLGLAIARDVAARHGGTLTVSGARFELRLPRHDPGALPPDPRSSTAGGAYR; encoded by the coding sequence ATGAGGTCGGTACGGGCCCGCGCCGCGCTCGGCGCCACCGTGGTCGTCGCCCTCGCCCTGGGCGCCGCCGGGCTCGCCGTGCTGCTCGTGCTGCGCGCGAACCTCACCGACCAGGCGGGCCTCCAGGCCGAGGTGGCCGCCCGGGAGGCCGCCGGACAGCTCGCCCTCGGTGTGCCGTACGACCGGCTGGACACGGGCGACGAGGAGGAGCACCCGGTCCAGGTGACCGACGAGGACGGGCGCGTGGTGGCCGTCTCCAAGGACCTGGAGGCGATCTCCGGCACCGGCACGGACCGGGTCGCGCCGACGGCTGACGCGAGGACGGAGGGCAGCCGCGACGACGACCGTGATGACGACGACGACCGCGACGCCGGCCCCGGCGAGGTCTCCACGGACGACCCGGACTTCGCCAACGGCACCGCCACCGTGGACGGCGACCGCGCCGACTACCGGTTCGCCTCGGTCGAGGTGACGGACCCCGCCGGACGCACCCTGACCGTGCACGCGGGCGCCCCGCTGGCCGCCGAGCAGCGGGCGGTGCGCAGTGTGCGCTCCGCGATGCTGGCCGGGCTGCCGGTGGTGCTGCTCGTCGTCGCCGGGGTGACCTGGCTGGTGACCCGGCGGGCCCTGCGCCCCGTCGAGGGCATCCGGCGCGAGATGGCGGCGATCACCGCGTCCGAGGACCTGGGCCTGCGGGTGCCGGAACCGGCCTCCCGGGACGAGGTCGCCCGGCTGGCCCGTACGACCAATGAGACGCTTGCCGCGCTGGAGGCGTCCGTCGGCCGGCAGCGGCGTTTCGTGGCGGACGCCTCGCACGAACTGCGCAGCCCGATCGCCTCGTTGCGCACCCAGCTGGAGGTGGGCGCCGCACACCCGGAGCTGCTGGACGTGCCGGGCGCGGTCGCCGACACCGTACGGCTCCAGGCGCTCGCCGCGGATCTGCTGCTGCTGGCGCGGCTGGACGCGGGGGAGCGGGTGGGGCGGACGCGGGTCGACCTGGGGGCGCTGGTCCGGGAGGAGATCGCGCAGCGGGTGGGTGACCGCGTCCCGGTCACGGTGTCCGTGCGGGACGGCGGCCTCGAAGTGGCGGGTTCGCGCGGCCAGTTGGCCCGGGTCCTCGGCAATCTGCTGGACAACGCCGAGCGGCATGCGGTGCGTTCGGTGTCAGTGACGGTGGGGCAATCCGCCGGTGGGGTGCTCGTCACGGTCACGGACGACGGGTCCGGGGTGCCGGAGGCGGAACGCGAGCGCGTCTTCGAACGCTTCGTCCGCCTGGACGAGGCCCGAGCCCGGGACGACGGGGGAGCGGGCCTGGGCCTGGCGATCGCCCGCGATGTGGCTGCGCGCCACGGCGGAACCCTCACGGTGTCGGGTGCCCGCTTCGAACTACGACTGCCCCGCCACGACCCGGGGGCGCTGCCCCCGGACCCCCGCTCCTCAACCGCCGGAGGGGCTTACAGGTAG
- a CDS encoding MarR family transcriptional regulator gives METETATRWLSDAEQCAWRTHLDVSRLLMHQLEKDLQPFGLTNNDYEILVNLSESEDRRMRMSDLAGATLQSKSRLSHQITRMESAGLVRRENCESDRRGLYAVLTEEGAETMRKVAPHHVASVRKHFMDLLSPEALAELHAALTPVAEHLRGQRG, from the coding sequence ATGGAGACCGAGACGGCCACCCGCTGGCTGAGCGACGCCGAGCAGTGCGCCTGGCGCACCCACCTGGACGTCAGCAGGCTGCTGATGCACCAGCTGGAGAAGGACCTCCAGCCGTTCGGGCTGACCAACAACGACTACGAGATCCTGGTCAATCTCTCGGAGTCGGAGGACCGCCGGATGCGGATGAGCGACCTCGCGGGCGCCACCCTCCAGTCCAAGAGCCGCCTCTCCCACCAGATCACGCGCATGGAGAGCGCCGGCCTGGTCCGCCGCGAGAACTGCGAGTCGGACCGCCGGGGGCTGTACGCGGTGCTGACGGAGGAGGGCGCGGAGACGATGCGGAAGGTGGCGCCGCACCATGTGGCGTCGGTCCGCAAGCACTTCATGGACCTGTTGTCGCCGGAGGCGCTGGCGGAGCTGCATGCGGCGTTGACGCCGGTGGCGGAGCATTTGCGGGGGCAGCGGGGGTAG
- a CDS encoding AIM24 family protein produces the protein MNGPVVFDPMTLPSDDNVNPYTFCVELKGSQWFLQKGKMIAYYGQIGFDGIGHGRFDRLVRASFHSPLHASDWVVAEGSGKMLLADRAFDVNSYDLDDGNLTIRSGNLLAYQPSLALKQSIVPGFLTLIGTGKFVAASNGPVVFMEPPLRVDPQALVGWADCPSPCHHYDHGYMTGVMGGLRALTGIGGASGEEHQFEFVGAGTVLIQSSEALMPEQPTGAVPQQAGVPGGGRPGAAPRAPGQLGDLQRRFGL, from the coding sequence CCGATGACGCTGCCGTCGGACGACAACGTCAACCCGTACACCTTCTGCGTGGAGCTCAAGGGGAGCCAGTGGTTCCTGCAGAAGGGCAAGATGATCGCCTACTACGGGCAGATCGGCTTCGACGGCATCGGGCACGGCCGGTTCGACCGGCTGGTCCGGGCGAGCTTCCACTCGCCGCTGCACGCGAGCGACTGGGTGGTGGCCGAGGGCAGCGGCAAGATGCTGCTCGCCGACCGGGCGTTCGACGTGAACTCCTACGACCTGGACGACGGCAACCTGACGATCCGCTCCGGCAACCTGCTCGCGTACCAGCCCTCGCTGGCGCTGAAGCAGTCGATCGTGCCCGGGTTCCTGACGCTGATCGGCACGGGCAAGTTCGTCGCCGCGTCCAACGGGCCGGTGGTCTTCATGGAGCCGCCGCTGCGGGTCGACCCGCAGGCCCTGGTGGGCTGGGCGGACTGCCCCTCCCCCTGCCACCACTACGACCACGGCTACATGACCGGGGTGATGGGCGGCCTGCGCGCGCTCACCGGGATCGGCGGGGCGTCGGGCGAGGAGCACCAGTTCGAGTTCGTGGGGGCCGGTACGGTGCTGATCCAGTCGTCCGAGGCGCTGATGCCCGAGCAGCCGACGGGGGCGGTGCCGCAGCAGGCGGGGGTGCCGGGCGGCGGCCGTCCGGGCGCCGCACCCCGGGCGCCCGGTCAGCTGGGGGACCTCCAGCGTCGCTTCGGGTTGTGA